The Gilliamella apicola genome window below encodes:
- a CDS encoding ABC transporter ATP-binding protein yields MNILEVNNVSKIYGSLHALSDVNLVVEESKWLSIMGPSGSGKTTLMNIIGCMDKPSLGSVILDGQDITQLSLPELTEIRRDKIGLIFQQFHLVSYLTALENVMVAQYYHSMVDEKEAMQALERVGLGARAKHLPNQLSGGEQQRVCIARALINYPKLILADEPTGNLDESNEAMVMNLLHQLHEEGSTIIVVTHSLEVSKHAQTTVVLEHGKVARVINN; encoded by the coding sequence ATGAATATACTCGAAGTTAATAATGTATCTAAGATTTATGGTTCTCTTCATGCCTTATCAGATGTGAATTTAGTTGTAGAAGAGAGCAAATGGTTATCCATTATGGGACCGTCGGGCAGTGGCAAAACGACCTTGATGAATATTATTGGTTGTATGGATAAACCATCTTTAGGCTCGGTCATTTTAGATGGACAAGATATCACCCAATTATCCTTACCAGAATTAACCGAAATCCGCCGTGATAAAATCGGTCTTATCTTTCAACAATTTCATTTAGTGTCTTATCTAACCGCACTAGAAAACGTAATGGTTGCACAATATTATCACAGTATGGTCGATGAAAAAGAAGCCATGCAAGCACTTGAAAGAGTTGGACTGGGCGCCCGTGCTAAACACTTGCCAAATCAGTTATCAGGCGGCGAACAGCAACGAGTATGCATTGCCCGAGCCTTAATCAATTATCCAAAATTAATCTTAGCCGATGAACCTACTGGTAATTTAGATGAAAGTAATGAAGCAATGGTTATGAATTTACTGCATCAACTGCACGAAGAAGGGAGTACTATTATTGTTGTGACTCATTCACTTGAAGTATCAAAACATGCTCAAACAACCGTTGTACTTGAACATGGCAAGGTTGCCCGAGTAATTAATAATTAA
- a CDS encoding nitroreductase family protein: MPWGLRKTVSILFLSLFYLPLCYADINLPSPQTKDGMSLFESLKKRVSTPGGGFPAGQVTDDELSTVLWAASGLNRGKTGWTVPMSKGKAPYVRIYVASEKGTFLYEWDGHFLREINNQDIRGDIGQQSFTKRAAYSLIFVSDANALSDIKPDEVTNFSYTAVGAMSQNVYLAAAALKLSARYIHSIKPEAISQVLQLPKDDVPLGMILLGK, from the coding sequence ATGCCTTGGGGTTTACGGAAGACCGTTTCCATTCTATTTTTATCATTGTTTTATTTACCACTTTGTTATGCCGATATTAATTTACCGTCACCGCAAACGAAAGATGGCATGAGTCTGTTTGAAAGTCTTAAAAAACGCGTATCAACGCCAGGTGGTGGATTTCCTGCTGGGCAAGTGACTGATGATGAATTATCCACAGTACTTTGGGCTGCTAGTGGATTAAACCGTGGTAAGACAGGGTGGACAGTTCCGATGTCGAAAGGCAAAGCTCCTTACGTACGCATTTATGTTGCTAGTGAAAAGGGCACTTTTTTATATGAGTGGGATGGTCATTTTCTGCGTGAAATCAATAATCAAGATATCCGAGGTGATATTGGTCAGCAAAGCTTTACCAAACGTGCAGCTTATTCATTAATCTTTGTGTCAGATGCGAATGCATTGTCGGATATTAAACCAGACGAAGTCACAAATTTCAGTTATACCGCAGTTGGAGCTATGAGCCAAAATGTATATTTAGCAGCGGCGGCTTTAAAATTAAGTGCTCGTTATATCCATTCCATTAAGCCAGAAGCAATAAGCCAAGTATTACAATTGCCAAAAGACGATGTACCGTTAGGTATGATTTTGTTAGGAAAGTAA
- a CDS encoding iron transporter produces the protein MKKLVIAVGISSILALSSFAHAAAPAPGEQKGFEEFPIGDEVTVGPLHIGAVYFQPVDMEPAGIGGLPASKSDMHIEADISAAEGNKLGYGVGSFVPYLTVKYKIQKEGSDKAIEGNFMPMSASDGPHYGNNIKLEGAGKYKVTFIIENPEKQGYLLHVDKETGVEGRFWSKPIEVSWDFDYIPRAW, from the coding sequence ATGAAAAAATTAGTTATAGCTGTTGGTATTTCATCAATACTTGCATTATCCTCATTTGCTCATGCAGCAGCACCTGCACCAGGTGAACAGAAAGGCTTTGAAGAGTTTCCAATCGGTGATGAAGTGACAGTTGGTCCATTACATATTGGCGCAGTATATTTCCAACCTGTCGATATGGAACCAGCTGGTATTGGTGGTTTACCAGCATCAAAATCGGATATGCATATTGAAGCTGATATTTCAGCTGCGGAAGGTAATAAATTAGGTTATGGAGTAGGCAGTTTTGTTCCTTACTTAACGGTAAAATATAAAATCCAAAAAGAAGGTAGTGATAAAGCTATCGAAGGTAACTTTATGCCTATGAGTGCCTCTGACGGTCCACATTATGGTAATAACATCAAACTTGAAGGTGCAGGCAAATATAAAGTAACCTTTATTATTGAAAATCCAGAAAAACAAGGTTATTTATTACATGTAGATAAAGAAACGGGTGTTGAAGGTCGTTTCTGGAGTAAACCTATTGAAGTTTCTTGGGACTTTGATTATATCCCTCGTGCATGGTAA
- a CDS encoding ABC transporter permease, which translates to MFRRMLLSVLVRQKKKLFLIALTVALGVSLATAMLNVMFDVGDKVNQELKAYGANLNIVPKNTALVSEMYQLDNSDNQQVMQYIKQDDLVKIKMIFWAYNIVDFAPYLNTQAMLNDKPITIVGTWFNKHLKIPTGDEVDTGMLAMKSWWTIEGNKMTDDNLQGVMVGESVAKQWNLKLGDSIEVTSILTKQKITLTVHNIFHSGGAEDSQLFVSLPIAQQLADKNGLVERVEVSALTTPENELARKAAQDPNSLSRTEWDTWYCTAYISSIAYQLEELMPDIRVKAIMQVADSEGSILQKTQLLMLLLTVLSLICSALAISNLVTANVIERSTEIGLLKALGATNSAVALLILTEILIIALIGGVLGYFIGLGFAQIIGHTVFGSFVEPKMIIVPLVLIMVALITFLGSLPALRIMMFLRPTDVLHGR; encoded by the coding sequence ATGTTTCGTCGAATGTTACTGAGCGTGTTAGTACGCCAAAAAAAGAAGCTCTTTTTAATCGCGCTTACTGTTGCCCTGGGTGTTTCGTTAGCAACTGCCATGTTAAATGTCATGTTTGATGTCGGTGATAAAGTCAATCAAGAATTAAAAGCGTATGGCGCCAATCTAAATATTGTACCTAAAAACACTGCGTTAGTAAGTGAAATGTATCAGTTGGATAATAGTGATAATCAACAAGTGATGCAATACATCAAACAAGATGATCTAGTTAAAATTAAGATGATCTTCTGGGCATATAATATTGTTGATTTTGCACCTTATCTTAATACTCAAGCAATGTTAAACGATAAACCCATTACTATTGTCGGAACTTGGTTTAATAAACATCTTAAAATTCCGACTGGCGATGAAGTCGATACGGGTATGTTAGCCATGAAATCATGGTGGACAATCGAAGGCAATAAGATGACTGATGATAATCTGCAAGGCGTAATGGTCGGTGAATCGGTTGCTAAACAGTGGAACTTAAAATTAGGCGATAGTATTGAGGTTACTTCTATTCTAACGAAACAAAAAATCACTTTAACCGTGCACAATATTTTCCATAGTGGTGGCGCTGAAGATTCTCAATTATTTGTATCACTCCCAATTGCACAGCAGTTAGCTGATAAAAATGGACTCGTTGAACGAGTAGAGGTGAGTGCATTAACCACTCCCGAAAATGAATTGGCTCGTAAAGCGGCGCAAGATCCTAACAGCTTATCACGCACCGAATGGGATACTTGGTATTGCACCGCTTATATTAGTTCAATTGCTTATCAGCTAGAAGAGTTAATGCCAGATATCCGCGTTAAAGCCATCATGCAAGTTGCTGATTCAGAAGGTTCTATTTTACAAAAAACTCAGTTATTGATGCTATTGTTAACTGTTTTATCCTTAATTTGTTCTGCATTAGCGATTTCAAATTTAGTGACGGCAAATGTGATAGAACGCAGTACCGAAATTGGTTTACTCAAAGCACTCGGCGCAACCAATAGTGCTGTTGCCTTGCTCATTTTAACCGAAATTTTAATTATTGCCTTAATTGGCGGTGTTTTGGGTTACTTTATTGGTCTTGGCTTTGCGCAGATTATTGGTCATACCGTATTCGGTTCGTTTGTTGAACCTAAAATGATTATTGTTCCTTTAGTATTAATAATGGTTGCCTTAATTACATTTTTAGGTAGCTTACCAGCATTGCGTATTATGATGTTTTTACGCCCTACCGATGTACTGCATGGACGATAA
- a CDS encoding PAAR domain-containing protein codes for MIKQVAILGDMTNYGGRIITASGQGYCGMDGVALLGDLVSCPKCSSTGRIIEGANDFIIDGKPVAYDGCIVACKCTPVGGHRILALNSTIFVGVSGGSVQSNSFAGNQKQFNSANDNENNLIRIDARRLLQCADELCEKHLYHDDIKQAFKQDVESFANDIVEKVDSGAMTYEQGAEKIKKEEKSLLDQSLIWLGNGLSVFGGAGVTTAGLVLCDTVLGCVIGAPMIAHGLNGIYEGSAGIFNGVMNEIDGGDRDIEVEGPVRQLYKLSVEALGFDGSIGSIIYDLIDLGGSFYGKVKLIPKLNEFGDPVFKLFSYGRKDLEMAYKQMSKLMLNTEFFSDIISLYNLYQEFDNAFIFNKDTQQVVMAVRKPKTIINVKQIVEDCDLMITTANTDEKTPLYYLCKRKDGTEYKKDTNGDIIEDGKE; via the coding sequence ATGATAAAGCAAGTAGCTATTTTAGGAGATATGACCAATTATGGCGGTAGGATTATTACAGCGTCAGGGCAAGGGTATTGTGGTATGGATGGTGTTGCTCTATTAGGTGATTTGGTTTCCTGTCCTAAATGCAGCAGTACTGGCAGAATCATAGAGGGGGCAAACGATTTTATTATCGATGGCAAACCTGTTGCCTATGATGGCTGTATTGTTGCGTGTAAATGCACGCCAGTCGGTGGGCATAGAATCTTAGCCTTAAACAGCACTATATTTGTCGGGGTTAGTGGTGGCTCTGTCCAATCTAATTCGTTTGCTGGTAATCAAAAACAATTTAATTCCGCAAATGATAACGAAAACAATTTAATTAGAATTGATGCACGCCGTCTCTTACAATGTGCTGATGAGTTATGCGAAAAGCACTTGTATCATGATGATATTAAACAGGCGTTCAAGCAGGACGTTGAATCGTTTGCTAATGATATTGTTGAAAAGGTAGACAGCGGTGCTATGACGTATGAGCAGGGCGCTGAAAAAATTAAGAAAGAAGAAAAAAGCCTTTTGGATCAATCATTAATTTGGCTCGGTAATGGACTGTCTGTTTTTGGCGGTGCAGGTGTAACTACCGCAGGATTAGTCCTCTGTGATACTGTGCTAGGATGTGTTATCGGCGCACCAATGATAGCTCATGGATTAAACGGCATTTATGAGGGTAGCGCTGGCATTTTTAATGGCGTCATGAATGAAATAGATGGTGGTGATCGTGATATTGAAGTTGAGGGACCAGTCAGACAGTTATATAAATTAAGCGTAGAAGCACTGGGATTTGACGGTTCAATCGGTAGTATAATTTATGATTTGATTGATCTTGGTGGTTCATTTTATGGTAAAGTAAAACTGATTCCAAAACTAAATGAATTTGGTGATCCTGTATTTAAGCTATTTTCTTACGGGAGGAAAGACCTTGAAATGGCTTACAAACAAATGAGTAAATTAATGCTTAATACTGAGTTTTTCAGTGATATTATATCGTTATATAATTTATATCAGGAGTTTGATAACGCTTTCATCTTTAATAAAGATACTCAACAAGTAGTCATGGCAGTTAGGAAGCCCAAAACAATTATTAATGTTAAGCAGATTGTAGAAGATTGTGATCTAATGATAACAACAGCGAACACTGATGAAAAAACACCATTATATTATCTTTGTAAAAGAAAAGATGGCACGGAATATAAAAAAGATACTAATGGGGACATAATTGAGGATGGTAAAGAGTAA
- a CDS encoding FTR1 family iron permease, with protein MKKFFTLALLLIASLVAFAPSSYANEKQYKSWNEIIDEMDVILNDAYDIYFMKDTERAKERVNNAYFGFYEKHGVERAVMSYISGKRGTDTEYQFAKIKRLMTNGAPNKTVRAEIDVILKMLHEDANDLDGKKESGLSVFFASFIIIFREGLEAILVIAAISAYLVRTNNKPMLKVVYLSSMVAILASILAAIALHTVVGLSGANQEIMEGGAMLLATVVLLFVSNWMVSKAEAEAWKSYVEGKVQTAVTTGSSFALGFAAFLAVFREGAETIIFYQAMLADAKEHMDMVWYGLGVGTLILTFIFLVIRFGAVRLPLKPFFICTSMLMYLMAIAFAGGGVKELQEADIIPVTPVDFIHSVEILGIYPTVETLIPQVIMVLVVVLSVMYYKKGKNNKKEQ; from the coding sequence ATGAAAAAGTTTTTTACATTAGCTTTATTGCTAATTGCTAGCTTGGTTGCTTTTGCACCCTCATCTTATGCTAATGAAAAACAGTACAAAAGCTGGAACGAAATTATTGATGAAATGGATGTTATCTTAAATGATGCCTATGATATCTATTTCATGAAAGATACAGAACGAGCTAAAGAACGCGTCAATAATGCCTATTTTGGATTTTATGAAAAGCATGGCGTTGAACGTGCGGTAATGTCTTATATTTCAGGAAAACGTGGCACGGATACCGAATATCAGTTTGCTAAAATCAAGCGATTAATGACCAACGGCGCTCCAAATAAAACTGTTCGAGCTGAAATTGATGTAATTTTAAAAATGTTACATGAAGATGCTAACGATTTAGATGGTAAAAAAGAGAGTGGTTTAAGTGTCTTTTTTGCATCATTTATTATTATTTTCCGTGAAGGTCTGGAAGCTATATTAGTAATTGCCGCTATTTCTGCCTATTTAGTGCGTACCAATAACAAACCAATGTTAAAAGTGGTATATCTCAGCTCAATGGTAGCTATTTTAGCAAGCATTCTTGCTGCCATTGCTTTGCATACTGTTGTAGGTTTAAGTGGCGCTAATCAAGAAATTATGGAAGGTGGCGCAATGTTATTGGCCACTGTTGTGCTGTTGTTTGTCAGTAACTGGATGGTTTCCAAAGCTGAAGCCGAAGCTTGGAAGAGTTATGTGGAAGGTAAAGTCCAAACTGCGGTAACTACTGGTAGCAGTTTTGCTTTAGGATTTGCTGCATTCTTAGCTGTATTTAGGGAAGGGGCTGAAACCATTATCTTTTATCAAGCTATGCTAGCTGATGCCAAAGAACATATGGATATGGTGTGGTATGGTCTAGGTGTTGGAACGCTCATTTTAACATTTATCTTTCTTGTCATTCGTTTCGGTGCAGTTAGGTTACCACTTAAACCATTCTTTATTTGCACAAGCATGCTCATGTATTTAATGGCGATAGCTTTTGCTGGCGGTGGTGTAAAAGAGTTACAAGAAGCAGATATTATCCCGGTCACACCAGTTGATTTTATACACTCGGTTGAAATTTTGGGTATTTACCCAACTGTCGAGACATTGATACCGCAAGTAATTATGGTTCTTGTTGTAGTACTTTCTGTAATGTACTACAAAAAAGGCAAAAACAATAAAAAAGAGCAATAA
- a CDS encoding DUF4418 family protein gives MQNRVVSSLAYIIIGILFILFPMYILPVCPSESVNLPTAMQGQVEHMHTGVGKIMKCFWTGRAEVGVGCLIIAIGILMLFCQKIFLRMGLSMAIACISLFALAIPTVLIGVCDNQMMRCNMGAKPALVLLSLLLFIVALVNTFYLNKAARRSIF, from the coding sequence ATGCAAAATCGTGTTGTTTCATCTCTCGCTTATATCATCATTGGCATATTATTTATTTTATTTCCTATGTATATTTTACCTGTATGCCCTTCTGAATCAGTTAATCTACCAACCGCAATGCAAGGTCAAGTTGAACATATGCATACTGGTGTTGGTAAAATTATGAAATGCTTTTGGACGGGCCGAGCTGAAGTTGGTGTAGGCTGTTTGATTATTGCAATTGGCATCTTAATGCTATTTTGTCAAAAAATTTTTCTGCGCATGGGATTAAGTATGGCGATTGCTTGCATATCGCTATTTGCTTTGGCTATTCCGACCGTTTTAATTGGCGTATGTGATAATCAAATGATGCGCTGCAATATGGGCGCTAAACCAGCGCTAGTCTTATTGTCATTGCTATTATTTATCGTTGCGCTCGTTAATACTTTCTATCTTAATAAAGCGGCCAGAAGAAGCATATTTTAA
- a CDS encoding PAAR domain-containing protein has translation MSKQVAILGDATNYGGRIITASGYGYSDGDGIALLGDLVSCPRCSSTGRIIEGTNDFIIDGKLVAYDGCIVACKCTPVGEHRILAFKSTMYVGVSSGSVQSNSFAGNQKQFNSANNDENNLIRIDARRLLQCADELCEKHLYHDDIKQAFKQDVEAFANDIVERVDSGAMTYEQGAEKIKEEEKSLLDQSLIWISNGLSIFGGAGLTSTGIVLCYTGWGCVVGAPMVAHGLNGIYEGSAGIFNGVMNEIDGGNRDMEEDGPLRKLYQSGAEAIGYDASIGDIIYDVVDLKGSLYGKVKLIPKLNEFGDPLFKLFSYARKDLEMAYKQMSKLMLEVELISDALSVIKIFKNSLNAYIFNKDTEQVVMVVRKPKTIINVKQIVDDCDLIITTANTDEKTPVYYLCNRKDGTEYKKDTNGNIIEDSKE, from the coding sequence ATGAGTAAGCAAGTAGCTATTTTGGGTGATGCAACTAATTATGGTGGTAGGATCATTACAGCGTCAGGTTATGGGTATAGTGATGGTGATGGCATTGCTCTATTAGGTGATTTGGTTTCCTGTCCTAGATGTAGTAGTACTGGCAGAATCATAGAAGGGACAAACGATTTTATTATCGATGGTAAACTCGTTGCCTATGATGGCTGTATTGTTGCGTGTAAATGCACTCCCGTTGGTGAACATAGGATTTTAGCTTTTAAGAGCACTATGTATGTTGGGGTTAGTAGTGGCTCTGTCCAATCTAATTCGTTTGCTGGTAATCAAAAACAATTTAATTCCGCGAATAATGACGAAAACAATTTAATTAGAATTGATGCACGCCGTCTCTTACAATGTGCTGATGAATTATGTGAAAAGCATCTATATCATGATGATATTAAGCAAGCATTCAAGCAAGACGTTGAAGCGTTTGCTAATGATATTGTTGAACGAGTAGACAGTGGCGCTATGACGTATGAGCAAGGCGCTGAAAAAATCAAGGAAGAAGAAAAAAGTCTTTTGGACCAATCATTAATTTGGATCAGTAATGGGCTGTCTATTTTCGGTGGAGCGGGATTAACCAGCACAGGAATAGTCCTTTGCTATACAGGATGGGGATGTGTTGTTGGAGCACCCATGGTGGCTCATGGATTAAACGGCATTTATGAGGGTAGTGCTGGTATTTTTAATGGTGTCATGAATGAAATTGATGGTGGCAATCGTGATATGGAGGAGGACGGTCCTCTAAGAAAATTATATCAGTCTGGAGCTGAAGCGATAGGATATGATGCGTCCATAGGAGATATAATTTATGATGTAGTTGACCTTAAAGGTTCATTATATGGGAAAGTAAAACTGATTCCAAAACTAAATGAATTTGGTGATCCTCTATTTAAGCTATTTTCTTACGCAAGGAAAGACCTTGAAATGGCTTACAAACAAATGAGTAAACTAATGCTTGAAGTGGAGCTTATAAGCGATGCTTTATCGGTAATTAAAATATTTAAAAATTCCCTTAATGCCTATATCTTTAATAAAGATACCGAACAAGTAGTCATGGTCGTTAGGAAACCTAAAACAATTATTAATGTTAAGCAAATTGTAGATGATTGTGATCTGATAATAACAACAGCGAACACTGATGAAAAAACACCAGTATATTATCTTTGTAACAGAAAAGATGGCACGGAATATAAAAAAGATACTAATGGAAACATAATTGAGGATAGTAAAGAGTAA
- a CDS encoding ABC transporter permease has product MINKNRRFIIKTILSSLIRRRSRIIIALLGVAIGATVLLGMVTLCFDIPRQMGQEFRSYGANLLLMPANNQPTVSMADVKKAVSLLPQDKLLGVTPFRYGAVRVNQHPYTIVGTNFNQVTKTSPYWHIEGSLPQKSHEVMIGTDIANFANLNVGSEISISGKSKQDSRFDEELTITGIVKTGRAEDNFIFVDLHDLEQFFEESDQAEVVEVSITASQNELKDYIDNIKSQSTTIEPHLIKWVTQSETSVLGKLSSLLYLVTIVVLVLTMICVATTMMTVVMERRKEIGLKKAIGANNKSIAKEFLAEGLVLGIIGGIIGVFCGLIFAQVISSNVFGRSIIIEFYLIPSTILISAIVTVIACLIPVKRALDVEPALVLRGE; this is encoded by the coding sequence ATGATTAATAAAAATCGACGCTTTATTATTAAAACTATATTGAGTTCGCTCATTCGTCGACGTTCTCGCATTATTATTGCACTTTTAGGCGTGGCGATTGGCGCAACAGTATTATTAGGCATGGTCACGCTCTGTTTTGACATTCCAAGACAGATGGGGCAGGAGTTCCGTTCTTATGGAGCGAATTTATTATTAATGCCTGCGAATAATCAACCAACTGTGTCAATGGCTGATGTAAAAAAAGCGGTAAGCTTATTACCACAAGATAAACTACTTGGTGTCACGCCGTTTCGCTACGGGGCAGTGCGCGTTAACCAGCACCCTTATACCATAGTCGGTACTAACTTTAACCAAGTTACTAAAACCAGTCCTTATTGGCATATTGAAGGCAGTTTGCCACAAAAATCACATGAAGTGATGATAGGTACCGATATAGCTAATTTTGCCAATTTAAACGTTGGTAGTGAAATATCCATTTCAGGTAAATCTAAACAAGATTCTCGTTTTGATGAAGAGTTAACTATTACCGGTATTGTTAAAACAGGTAGAGCCGAAGATAATTTTATTTTTGTCGATCTGCATGATTTAGAACAATTCTTTGAAGAGAGTGATCAAGCCGAAGTTGTTGAAGTTAGCATCACAGCATCACAAAATGAGTTAAAGGACTATATAGATAATATCAAAAGTCAATCAACTACAATTGAACCACACTTAATTAAATGGGTGACACAATCGGAAACCTCAGTATTAGGTAAACTGTCATCTCTACTTTATTTAGTGACCATTGTGGTATTAGTTCTTACTATGATTTGTGTAGCAACCACCATGATGACAGTCGTAATGGAGCGCCGTAAAGAAATTGGCCTTAAAAAAGCCATTGGAGCTAATAATAAAAGTATCGCTAAAGAGTTTTTAGCCGAGGGATTAGTTCTTGGTATTATTGGAGGGATTATTGGAGTTTTTTGTGGTCTTATATTTGCGCAGGTGATCAGTTCTAACGTTTTTGGTCGTTCAATTATTATTGAATTTTATTTGATACCAAGTACTATTTTAATATCAGCAATTGTGACGGTAATTGCCTGTTTAATTCCAGTTAAACGTGCATTAGATGTTGAGCCAGCATTAGTATTGCGTGGCGAATAG
- a CDS encoding Fe-S-containing protein, with protein MLQYLIKITDNTFIPVIMIALLSAVIAKSNSFHHKKIISVGFLLGFIAALIYAILKRNTGFAVREFYDLGVIIPWVIIALPLLVCIWMQKSWHKTLIKVLSIMLFVLASGLITAQCLPNLMLYPFEFAVGMESIFNNEYLFKWVGYGFALLVCVLIGLFTYRLCGRLSSRLVTIVTTLSIIIFTIQNGINIMQILIVRRFIASQKWMMELVIFILGHVNFFTFIFMAILLILAIMLYIKSKTTSLVGSNPAQIRKLKSQLLRDRRTSLFLVAGVAITAYTVTRARYIFEKGVELTPAEPITANADNLIVIPLDNINDGNLHRYGYQATDGTLVRFIVIKKSENAYGVGFDACDICGASGYYQRGNQVVCILCDVVMNIATIGFAGGCNPVPLKYEIIDGNMVIRPAHLEAEKGRFK; from the coding sequence ATGCTTCAATATCTTATCAAAATTACCGATAATACTTTTATTCCTGTAATCATGATTGCACTACTTAGTGCAGTAATTGCCAAATCAAATAGCTTCCATCATAAAAAAATTATTTCCGTTGGCTTTCTATTAGGATTTATTGCAGCTTTAATTTATGCCATTTTAAAACGTAACACTGGATTTGCAGTGCGTGAATTTTATGATCTTGGAGTAATTATACCTTGGGTCATTATCGCGCTACCTTTATTAGTTTGCATTTGGATGCAAAAATCTTGGCATAAAACCTTGATTAAGGTTTTATCTATAATGTTATTTGTGCTGGCTAGTGGTTTAATTACGGCACAATGTTTACCGAATTTAATGCTCTATCCGTTTGAATTTGCTGTCGGAATGGAGTCGATTTTTAATAATGAATATTTGTTCAAGTGGGTAGGGTATGGTTTTGCTCTATTGGTTTGCGTCTTAATTGGTTTATTCACGTATCGACTGTGTGGCAGGTTATCGAGTAGGTTAGTTACAATAGTCACAACGCTTTCAATTATTATTTTTACCATTCAAAATGGTATTAATATTATGCAAATTTTAATCGTTAGACGGTTCATTGCTTCACAAAAATGGATGATGGAATTGGTGATTTTTATTTTAGGTCATGTCAATTTTTTCACATTTATTTTTATGGCAATACTACTGATTTTAGCGATTATGCTCTATATCAAATCAAAAACAACCTCGTTAGTGGGTAGCAATCCAGCTCAAATCCGCAAACTTAAATCGCAATTACTTCGTGATAGAAGAACCTCACTATTTTTGGTGGCTGGCGTTGCTATTACGGCTTACACAGTGACACGTGCGCGTTATATTTTTGAAAAAGGGGTAGAACTTACTCCAGCCGAGCCGATTACAGCCAACGCTGACAATCTAATTGTCATTCCTCTTGATAATATCAATGATGGAAATTTACACCGTTATGGCTATCAAGCGACCGATGGTACTTTAGTTCGTTTTATTGTGATTAAAAAAAGCGAAAATGCCTATGGTGTTGGCTTTGATGCTTGTGATATTTGTGGCGCAAGTGGTTACTATCAACGAGGTAATCAAGTCGTCTGTATTTTGTGTGATGTGGTAATGAATATTGCCACCATTGGTTTTGCTGGAGGTTGTAATCCAGTACCACTTAAATATGAAATTATTGACGGCAATATGGTGATCCGTCCTGCGCATCTTGAAGCCGAAAAAGGTCGTTTTAAATAA